DNA from Rubripirellula lacrimiformis:
TCGGGCGTGGGTGAATCGGACATGGATGTACCTTGTTGTTTCGATTCGCCGCGTTTGGATGGGCGGCGATTTTGTGGGCGGCGATAGGGATGACAATGCTGTGATCGACCGCGGACTACAGTCGGCAATTCAGGATCGGCGTTTCGATGATCGCCGAAGCACCAGCGGCTTCCAATCGTTCCATCGTGTCGATGATATCTTTGCGGCGGACCATGGCGCGAACGCTGCACCAATTTTTGTCTTCCAACGAATTCACGGTCGGTGAATCGTAACCCGGCGTGATCTGTTCCACCTCGGCCAACTTCGATCGCGGCACGTTGTATTCCAGCGACGAATAGTCACGTGCGATCACAACGCCTTCGAGCCGTCGGACGATCCGGTCGGCGGTGTCGGGATCATGACCACGGTTGTTCTGAATCAGAACGGTTTCGTAGGAACCAATGTCTTCAAGCACACGCAAGCGGTTGGCGGCCAGGGTGCTGCCGGTTTCGACCAGATCCACGATCGCGTCGGCAACGCCAAGCTGGATCATGACTTCGACGGAACCGGACAGCGATACCAGATGTGCACTGGCGCCATGAGCGGCCAAGTAGGTGTTGGTGATGGTCGGAAAACTGGACGCGATCCGTTTCTGGTCCAAATCGGCGGCCGATTGATAGGCTGCGTTGTCGGGCACACAGATCGCTAGCCTGCAACGGCCAACGCCAAGCTTCATTCGCGTTTTGACATCCACCGCCGACTCTTCGACCAGGTCGCTGCCGGTGATCCCCATGTCGATGGCGCCCTCGTTACACAGCGTGGGGATGTCATCGGTGCGAAGAAAGATGATATCGATGGGCAACCCGCTGACCCGCGCAAACAGGCCTCGCGATTGTCGCCGGAAATTCAAACCGGCTTGGCCGAGCAGTTCGCCAGCGATGTCGCTGAGTCGGCCCTTGCTGGGGATGCCAATGCGGAGGTTACGGTCAGATCCCATTTGTAATCTTTCGATCCCTGC
Protein-coding regions in this window:
- the hisG gene encoding ATP phosphoribosyltransferase, which produces MGSDRNLRIGIPSKGRLSDIAGELLGQAGLNFRRQSRGLFARVSGLPIDIIFLRTDDIPTLCNEGAIDMGITGSDLVEESAVDVKTRMKLGVGRCRLAICVPDNAAYQSAADLDQKRIASSFPTITNTYLAAHGASAHLVSLSGSVEVMIQLGVADAIVDLVETGSTLAANRLRVLEDIGSYETVLIQNNRGHDPDTADRIVRRLEGVVIARDYSSLEYNVPRSKLAEVEQITPGYDSPTVNSLEDKNWCSVRAMVRRKDIIDTMERLEAAGASAIIETPILNCRL